The Streptomyces griseiscabiei genomic sequence GCTCGACGGCGACCGTGTCGCCAACGACCGCCACCGGCTCGACCGCCGGGGCCGCAGCAGCTACGACCGGGTCCTGCGCGCCGTCGAACTGCTCCGTCTCCCCGAGCACCGGCATCTGTACCAGGGGCTCCTGTGCACGGTGGACGTGGCCAACGACCCGGTCGCCGTGCACGACGCGCTGACCTCCCTCGATCCGCCCCGGATCGACTATCTGCTCCCGCACTCCACCTGGGACACCCCGCCTCCGGGCCATGAACCCGGCGGCCCGGCGACACCGTACGCCGACTGGCTGCTGAAGGTCTTCGACCGGTGGGAGGAGCAGGGCCGCCCCATGCCGGTGCGCACCTTCGAGTCGGTGCTGAGCACCCTGCGCGGCGGCCCCAGCCTCACCGAGGCGCTGGGGCTCGCGCCCTCCGACCTGGCGGTGATCGAGACCGACGGCACCTTCGAGCAGGCCGACTCGCTCAAGACTGCGTACGAGGGCGCCCCCGCGACCGGCTACGACGTCTTCCGGCACGGTTTCGCGGAGTTCGCCGAACACCCCGGTGTCCGGGCCCGCCAACTGGGTCTCGCCGGAGTCAGCGAGGCCTGCCGCCGCTGCCCGGTCGTGGAGTCCTGCGGCGGCGGCCTCTACGCCCACCGCTACAGCGCCGACAAGGGCTTCGACAACCCCTCGGTGTTCTGCGCCGACCTACGGGGCCTGGTGGAGGGCATCGCCGAGCGGATCACCGACCGCACCCTGCACCCGGCCGTCAAAGACGCCGAGGAACTCCGCCTGTCCCAGCTGGAGTTGGACCGGACCCTGCTGGCCCGGGTCAACGCCGCGCTGACGGATCGCCCCGAATGGCAGGCGGCCTGGCGGGCGCTGGTCGCGCTCGACTCCGAGCCCTCCGGTGCCGCGCACCTCAACACCGTCCTCGCCCACCCGTATCTGCGGCCCCTGCTGCGCCGCTCCCTGGACACCCCCGACCTCCCCCACCTGATGGCCGCGGTCACGGCGGCCACGGTCCTCGCGCGGACGGACGCCACCCTCACCTGGCGGCAGCCCGGCCGGGACCTCCACCTCCCGACCCTCGGAACCCTGCGGCTCTCGGCACCCGGGCACGTCGAGTGCGCGGTCACGGAGAACGGCCTCCGGGTCACCGGAACCGGCGACGACGGCAGCGAACTCGGCGTCGGATGGCGGCCGTTGGAGACGACGGAACTCACCGACGGACCCACCCTGCTCCTCGACGACGCCGACCCGTACCGCGACTGCTTCGGAGCGCCCGCGACGGCCCCGCTCTCCCCGGACGATCTGACGCTCTTCGGGAAGCGGCTGCGCGCGGCCCATGAGGCGCTGGACGCACGGGAGCCCGGCTGGCGCAAGGGAGCCGACGCGCTCGTCGTCACCACGGTCACCCCCCTCGCCCCGGGCTCGGGGCTGCGGCTCGGCGCGCACGCCTTCGGCGCGCTAGGGGCGGCCGTCGACTTCGAGCCCGAGGACCTCGTCCGCGCACTGCCGCTGCTGGGGCGCAGATCCCGGCTCGCCTCGCTGCGGCAGATCACGGATCTCCATGTGCCGGGCAGTGACGTCGGACGCCTGCTCGACGAAGCGAGCGAGTGCGTGGGGGGCGTCGCCGCGATGGACGGCGGCAGCGACGCGCAGCGGCGACGGGCGCGGGCCGCGCTGGACGCCCTCGACTCCGCCCCGGCGGAGCAACTCACGGAGACCGGAGCCCACTTGGTGAACGAACTGCGTGCGGAACTGGCGGCGGCGCATGACTGACGTCGCCCGGCTCACCGACGCGCTGGGCCGCCTGGGTGTCCGGCCGGGCGGTGTTCTGATGGTGCACTCCTCGCTGCGCGGCACCGGATGGAGCCCGCAGGACGTCCGCGACGCCCTCGTCGACGCGCTCGGCCCCGACGGCACGCTCGTCGTGCCCGCCTTCACCCCGGAGAACTCCGACACCTCTCCCGCCTACCACCGCCGTACCGAGGGGATGACCGAGCGGGAGAAGAGCGAGTTCCGCGCGTCCATGCCGCCCTTCGAACCGGACGCCACCCCCTGCACCACCATGGGCGCGCTCGCCGAGTGCGTGCGGACGACCCCCGGCGCGGTCCGCAGCGCGCATCCGCAGACCTCGTTCGCCGCGATCGGGCGGCGCGCCGAGGCGCTTCTCGCCGGTCACGATCCGCACTGCCACCTCGGTGAGCGGTCCCCGATGGCGACGCTGTACGAGGCCGACGCCCAGATCCTGCTGCTGCGGGTCGGCTTCGAGGTGTGCACCGCCTTCCATCTCGCCGAGTACCGGATGACCCCGCGGCCCGCGACCCGGACGTACCGCTGCGTGGTGGAGGACAAGGGCAATTGGATCGATTACGAGGATCTCTCGCTGTACGACGGCGACTTCGGTGAGATCGGCGCTCGCTTACCTCATGATTTGTTCGCGGAAAGGGAGTTCGCGGGAAAACCGACGTTTGTGTTCGGGATGCGCGATGCTGTCGACACGGCGCGGAAGCTGATGTCCGGATATCGCTCCGAAATGACGTGAAACGAGCCATGTGCCAGGGGGGTTGATCGGGCACATTGTTGGTTCCGGCTGGAGGGCGCCTGGGCGGGGGCACGAGGCATCGAAAGGCGGGGGCGTGTGGACACATCTGCGCGGGGGCGGGCTCCGGACAACCGGCCGTACTTCTTTCTCAGTTACGCGCACACTCCGCCCTCCGGACCCGACAGCGGCGACCCCGACCACTGGGTGCACACGCTGTACAAGGATCTGTGCGCGGACGTCCTGGCCCTCACCGCTCATCCGCGGGGGACGCCCGCGGGGTTCCTGGACCGGGAGATGCGGTCCGGGGAGGGCTGGCCGGACCGGCTCAGCGAGAACCTCGCGCACTGCCGGGTGTTCGTCCCGCTGTACTCGCCCCGCTATTTCTCCAGCGACAACTGCGGACGCGAGTGGTTCACCTTCGACGAACGCATCCGCGAGGCGCGCAACGCCGGCCTCGGCGACATCCCGGCCATCGTCCCGGTGCTGTGGACGGGCATGGACCTCGAAGGACTCCCCGAGTCCGTGCGGCAGATCCAGGTCGAGCGCAGCAAGTTCGGGGAGCGTTACTCGTCGTACGGGATCTACGGGTTGATCAAACTGAAGCGGCTGCGCGACGAGTACGAGGAGACCGTGTACGGGCTCGCCCAGCGGATCGTGCACGTCGCCGAGAACACACCGCTGCCGTCGAGCCGGCCCCGGCCGTACGAGTCCACGCACAGCGCGTTCCGTCCGCACGGCGAGGGGCCGCGCCGTATCCATCTCACCGTGGTGGCGCCCAACCGGAGTTCCGTGCCGGAGGGCAGGGACTCCGTCCCCTACGGCGAGGACGCGACGGAGTGGAATCCGTACCACGGCGAGTCGCGGCGCCCGCTGTCCGCGCTGGCGGAGGAGCTGATCCGGTCCCTCGACTACCGCATCACCGTGTCGGACTTCGACCTCCCGGACCCCGGCACCGACGGGCTCACCGCGGTCGCGTCCGAGGCCGACGGGACCGGGCAGCCGCCCGAACCGCACCCGGGAATCCTGCTGCTCGACCGGTGGGCGCTGCTCGACCGGGACCGCCGACACCGGCTCAAGACGTTCGACTCGTCCGCGCACCCCTGGGTCGGCGCGATCGTCCCCTGGAACCGCCTCGACCTCCAGTGCCGCGGCGAACAGGGCGAGCGGCTGCGGGAGGACCTGGAGGACACCCTGCCGCTGATCCTGGAGCGGGGGCGCCGCGCCAAGTGCTGGGCCGCGGTCAACGGCGTACCCACCCTGAAGCAGTTCACCGACATCCTGCCGGTGGTGGTGGCCCAGGCGACCCGGCAGTTCCTGAAGCACGCCAAGGCCCATCCGCCGCCCGGTCCGGCCACCCCCCGGCCGCGGCTGAGCCTCGCCGACCCCAGCCACCTCGATGCGGATTCCGACCACGGAGGACAGGCATGACGGCCCGCAAGGACGGACGCATCATCACCTTCTACTCGTACAAGGGGGGTACGGGCCGCACGATGGCCCTGGCCAACGCGGCCTGGATCCTGGCCGCCAACGGCAAGCGGGTCCTGGCCGTCGACTGGGACCTGGAGGCCCCGGGCCTCGACCGTTTCTTCCAGCCCTTCCTCGATCCGAGCGTTCTCGCGTCCACCACCGGCGTCATCGACATGATCACCGAGTACTGCTGGGCGGCGACCACCGGCGGCCCGCGCAGCGGCCCCTGGCACCGGGACTACGCCCGCGTCGAGCCGCACGCGGTCTCCCTCGGCCCCGAGCGGCTCGGGCTGTCCTTCCCCGAGGGCGGCTCGCTCGACTTCCTGTCCGCCGGCCGCCGCAACCGGGAGTACTCGGCGGCCGTGTCGTCGTTCGAGTGGGACAACTTCTACGAGCGGCTGGGCGGCGGGCAGTTCCTGGACGAGCTGCGGGCGGACATGAAGGCGTCGTACGACTACATCCTCATCGACAGCCGCACCGGCCTGTCGGACAGCGCGGACATCTGCACCATCCAGATGCCGGACGTCCTCGTCGACTGCTTCACGCTCAGCGGCCAGTCGCTGGACGGGGCCGCCGCGGTGGCCCGCAGCGTCGAAGGGGGCCAGCACAAGCGGCGGATCAGGGTGCTGCCGGTGCTGATGCGCATCGACGAGGGCGAGAAGCGCAAGGTCGACGCGGGACGGGCGCTGGCGCGGCTGCGGTTCGAGGGGCTGCCCCGCGGCATCGACGGCGAGGAGCTCGGCGCCGAACAGCAGGACGCCTACTGGGGTGCCATGGAAATCCCTTACGTACCGTTCTACGCGTACGAGGAGACGCTGGCGACGGTCGGTGACAAGAGCAATATCGCCAACTCCCTGCTGTCCGCCTTCGAGCGGTTGACGAAGGTGATCTCCGACGGCGAGATCACCGCCCTGCCACCGGTCCCCGAGCCGGTGCGCCAGCGCTGTCTCGAGGCGTTCACCCGACGGCAGCCGATGACGGACATCGTCGTGGTGTACGCGGCGGAGAACCGGATGTGGGCGGACTGGGTGGAGGCCGTCCTCCGGCAGACCGGCTGCAACGTCACCCTGCACGACGTGTCCACCGGGCCGCCGGAGCGGCTGGACCCGGCGTCGCGGGCCCTGCTGCTGCTGTCCCACGCCCTGCAGAAGTCCCGGCACGCCCAGCCGGTGCTGCGCTCCCTGACCGACACGGCCCTCGCGATCCCGCGCGCCACGACGGTGCCGCTGCGCGTCGACGAGGTCCGCTTCCCCGATGTGCTCGTGGACCAGGAGCCGGTGGACCTCTACCGCTTCGACGCCGACCAGTGCGTCGCCGCCCTGCTCGCGGCGCTGAAGCTGCCGGAGCGGCCCGACGACCTCGCCGCCGTGGAGCCCCGCTTCCCGGGCAGCGCCCCCACCGTGTGGAACGCGCCGCAGCGCAACACCACGTTCACCGGCCGCAGCGGAATCCTGGACGAGCTGCGTGAGCAGCTGCGCGGCGGGGCGTCGGCCGTGGGCACCCAGCCCAAGACCCTGTTCGGTCTCGGCGGCGTCGGCAAGACACAGGTCGCCCTGGAGTACGTGCACCGGTTCATGGCCGACTACGACCTGGTGTGGTGGATCTCCGCCGAGCACGGCGACGGCGTCACCTCCGCCCTCGCCGAACTCGGCGCCCGGATCGGCGCGTCCGGTGGCGACGACATGACCCTGGTCAGCCAGGAGACCGTCCGGATGCTCGCCGAGGGAACACCGACGAAGCGCTGGATCCTCGTCTTCGACAACGCCGACAACCCCGAGGAACTCACCCGGTTCTTCCCGCAGGGCGGCGGCGGGCACATCCTCGTCACCTCCCGCAACCAGACCTGGGAGCAGCGGGGCGCCTCACTGCCCGTCGACGTCTTCTCCCGGCACGAGAGCGTCGAGCACCTCTCCCGGCGCGCCCCCGGGCTGAGCGCCGAGGAGGCGGACCGGGTCGCCGAGGCGGTCGGCGACCTGCCGCTGGCCGTGGTGCAGGCGGCGGCCTGGCTCGCCGAGACCGCCACCCCCATCGAGGAGTACCTGCGGCAGCTGAACGAGCAGACCGCCGGCGTACTGGACCTCAACCAGCCCGCCGACTACCCGCAGACGGTGGCGGCGACCTGGAACATCTCCATCTCCCGGCTGAGGGAACGCTCCCCCGCCTCGGTGCGGCTGCTGCAGCTGTGCGCGTTCATGGCCCCCGAGCCGATCTCCTCGCACCTGCTGTACAGCCGGGAGATGCTCGACGAGCTGAAGAAGGTCGACCCGAGCCTGCAGGAGAGCCTGATGCTGGGCCGGGTCATCCGGGAGATCGGCCGCTTCGCCCTCGCCAAGGTCGACCAGGCCAGTACCAGCATCCAGGTCCACCGGCTGGTGCAGGCGGTGATCCGCTCCCGGCTCTCCGAGGAGGAGCAGCGGCAGGCCCGGCATGTCGTGCACACCATGCTCGTGGGAGCCCGGCCACCGGGCGACGAACCCATCGACGACGCCGAGACCTGGCCCCGCTTCGCCATCATCTGGCCCCATCTGAACGCCTCCGAGCTGCGCGACTGCCATGAGGTCGAACCCCGCCGGCTGCTCATCGACCGGGTCCGCTACCTGTGGAAGCGCGGCGACTTCCCCGGCGCCCGGAATCTCGCCGAGGACCTGCTGGGGCACTGGAAGGAGACGCTCGGCGAGGACGACATGCAGTACATGTACCTGCACGGGCAGCTCGCCAACGTGCTGCGCACCCAGGGGCGTTTCGTGGAGGCGTGCGCCATCGACGAGGAGGTGCGCGAGCGGCAGCTGCGGGTGCTGGGCCCCACCCATCCGCACACCTATGTCACCACCTCCAGTCTCGCCAGCGACCTCGCCGCCCTCGGCGAGTACACCAAGGCCGTGAAGCTGGCCCGCGAGGCCCACCAGGGATTCAGCCAGATCTTCCACGAGTCGCACGGCCGGACGCTCAACGCCGCGAACAACCTCGCGCTCGCGCTGCGCATGGTCGGCCACTACGACGAGGCCCGCGACGTCGACCAGGACACCTACGCCCGCCGCCGGGAGGTGCTCGGCCCCGACCACCCCTACACCTTGGTCTCGGCCCAGGGCCTCGGCCGCGACCTGCGGGAGGTCGGCCGCTACACCGACTCGGTGGCGGTCCTGTCGGAGGCGTACGAGACCCACAAGCAGAT encodes the following:
- a CDS encoding TIR-like protein FxsC, with amino-acid sequence MDTSARGRAPDNRPYFFLSYAHTPPSGPDSGDPDHWVHTLYKDLCADVLALTAHPRGTPAGFLDREMRSGEGWPDRLSENLAHCRVFVPLYSPRYFSSDNCGREWFTFDERIREARNAGLGDIPAIVPVLWTGMDLEGLPESVRQIQVERSKFGERYSSYGIYGLIKLKRLRDEYEETVYGLAQRIVHVAENTPLPSSRPRPYESTHSAFRPHGEGPRRIHLTVVAPNRSSVPEGRDSVPYGEDATEWNPYHGESRRPLSALAEELIRSLDYRITVSDFDLPDPGTDGLTAVASEADGTGQPPEPHPGILLLDRWALLDRDRRHRLKTFDSSAHPWVGAIVPWNRLDLQCRGEQGERLREDLEDTLPLILERGRRAKCWAAVNGVPTLKQFTDILPVVVAQATRQFLKHAKAHPPPGPATPRPRLSLADPSHLDADSDHGGQA
- the fxsBH gene encoding radical SAM/SPASM protein FxsBH, inactivated beta-hydroxylase extension form, yielding MRDPAIQQLVLKIHSRCDLACDHCYVYEASDQSWRSRPTVIAEETLDQVSRRLTEYVLAKSLDSVTVILHGGEPLLAGPARLRRICAELTRALAPVTSLDLRIHTNAVRLNRDHLRVFDEFRVKVGISLDGDRVANDRHRLDRRGRSSYDRVLRAVELLRLPEHRHLYQGLLCTVDVANDPVAVHDALTSLDPPRIDYLLPHSTWDTPPPGHEPGGPATPYADWLLKVFDRWEEQGRPMPVRTFESVLSTLRGGPSLTEALGLAPSDLAVIETDGTFEQADSLKTAYEGAPATGYDVFRHGFAEFAEHPGVRARQLGLAGVSEACRRCPVVESCGGGLYAHRYSADKGFDNPSVFCADLRGLVEGIAERITDRTLHPAVKDAEELRLSQLELDRTLLARVNAALTDRPEWQAAWRALVALDSEPSGAAHLNTVLAHPYLRPLLRRSLDTPDLPHLMAAVTAATVLARTDATLTWRQPGRDLHLPTLGTLRLSAPGHVECAVTENGLRVTGTGDDGSELGVGWRPLETTELTDGPTLLLDDADPYRDCFGAPATAPLSPDDLTLFGKRLRAAHEALDAREPGWRKGADALVVTTVTPLAPGSGLRLGAHAFGALGAAVDFEPEDLVRALPLLGRRSRLASLRQITDLHVPGSDVGRLLDEASECVGGVAAMDGGSDAQRRRARAALDALDSAPAEQLTETGAHLVNELRAELAAAHD
- the fxsT gene encoding FxSxx-COOH system tetratricopeptide repeat protein codes for the protein MTARKDGRIITFYSYKGGTGRTMALANAAWILAANGKRVLAVDWDLEAPGLDRFFQPFLDPSVLASTTGVIDMITEYCWAATTGGPRSGPWHRDYARVEPHAVSLGPERLGLSFPEGGSLDFLSAGRRNREYSAAVSSFEWDNFYERLGGGQFLDELRADMKASYDYILIDSRTGLSDSADICTIQMPDVLVDCFTLSGQSLDGAAAVARSVEGGQHKRRIRVLPVLMRIDEGEKRKVDAGRALARLRFEGLPRGIDGEELGAEQQDAYWGAMEIPYVPFYAYEETLATVGDKSNIANSLLSAFERLTKVISDGEITALPPVPEPVRQRCLEAFTRRQPMTDIVVVYAAENRMWADWVEAVLRQTGCNVTLHDVSTGPPERLDPASRALLLLSHALQKSRHAQPVLRSLTDTALAIPRATTVPLRVDEVRFPDVLVDQEPVDLYRFDADQCVAALLAALKLPERPDDLAAVEPRFPGSAPTVWNAPQRNTTFTGRSGILDELREQLRGGASAVGTQPKTLFGLGGVGKTQVALEYVHRFMADYDLVWWISAEHGDGVTSALAELGARIGASGGDDMTLVSQETVRMLAEGTPTKRWILVFDNADNPEELTRFFPQGGGGHILVTSRNQTWEQRGASLPVDVFSRHESVEHLSRRAPGLSAEEADRVAEAVGDLPLAVVQAAAWLAETATPIEEYLRQLNEQTAGVLDLNQPADYPQTVAATWNISISRLRERSPASVRLLQLCAFMAPEPISSHLLYSREMLDELKKVDPSLQESLMLGRVIREIGRFALAKVDQASTSIQVHRLVQAVIRSRLSEEEQRQARHVVHTMLVGARPPGDEPIDDAETWPRFAIIWPHLNASELRDCHEVEPRRLLIDRVRYLWKRGDFPGARNLAEDLLGHWKETLGEDDMQYMYLHGQLANVLRTQGRFVEACAIDEEVRERQLRVLGPTHPHTYVTTSSLASDLAALGEYTKAVKLAREAHQGFSQIFHESHGRTLNAANNLALALRMVGHYDEARDVDQDTYARRREVLGPDHPYTLVSAQGLGRDLREVGRYTDSVAVLSEAYETHKQILGKDFPGTLSCAKSLAVSLRRAGQFVDARRLTQATLAQYRTQYTRDKYPDPIPDSLACELNLAADLYAADEPDRARDTVRGVLEHYVKVPGREHPYTQAALNNLGIYLWACGDAEEAEEVFQQVTGRMAAGLGEEHPHTLFARANHANVLAEKGRPEEAWALEEPARNVLRSVLGPQHPETLAVISNSALTLRSLGREEEAQRLREATLAELRRLGQKLGEGNGITRLVGQRRRVYRDLEPLAV
- a CDS encoding AAC(3) family N-acetyltransferase, which codes for MTDVARLTDALGRLGVRPGGVLMVHSSLRGTGWSPQDVRDALVDALGPDGTLVVPAFTPENSDTSPAYHRRTEGMTEREKSEFRASMPPFEPDATPCTTMGALAECVRTTPGAVRSAHPQTSFAAIGRRAEALLAGHDPHCHLGERSPMATLYEADAQILLLRVGFEVCTAFHLAEYRMTPRPATRTYRCVVEDKGNWIDYEDLSLYDGDFGEIGARLPHDLFAEREFAGKPTFVFGMRDAVDTARKLMSGYRSEMT